In Virgibacillus sp. NKC19-16, a single genomic region encodes these proteins:
- a CDS encoding succinate dehydrogenase cytochrome b558 subunit, which produces MAGQREFYYRRLHSLLGVVPIGIFLVQHLIVNHFAVYGEESFNQAAGFMAGLPFVLLLEIFVIYLPILFHAILGVYIVFVTRNNTRRYGYIRNWLFYLQRFTGIVTLVFIVWHVWETRIQIGMGNVELNYSLMENILTNPFMFWFYVIGVLSTTFHFANGLWSFLVTWGITQSPKSQQIATYATLILFLGISYLGIRTLITFAYGV; this is translated from the coding sequence ATGGCGGGACAACGTGAGTTTTATTACAGAAGGTTACACTCGCTATTGGGCGTGGTTCCAATTGGGATATTTCTGGTTCAACATTTAATTGTGAATCACTTTGCTGTGTATGGGGAAGAAAGCTTCAACCAAGCAGCAGGTTTTATGGCAGGGCTTCCATTTGTACTGTTGCTAGAAATATTTGTAATCTATCTGCCGATTCTGTTCCATGCAATATTAGGGGTTTATATTGTATTTGTAACACGAAATAATACGAGAAGGTATGGCTATATCCGTAACTGGTTATTCTACCTGCAACGTTTTACGGGAATTGTTACATTAGTATTTATTGTATGGCATGTTTGGGAAACACGTATACAAATCGGTATGGGTAATGTGGAATTGAACTATAGTCTTATGGAAAATATTTTAACCAATCCGTTTATGTTTTGGTTTTATGTTATTGGGGTTCTCTCAACAACATTCCATTTTGCAAACGGATTATGGAGCTTTTTAGTAACATGGGGTATTACGCAATCGCCAAAATCACAGCAAATAGCTACATACGCAACATTAATTCTATTTCTTGGAATCAGCTATCTTGGGATTAGAACGCTAATCACATTTGCATACGGCGTATAA
- a CDS encoding YslB family protein yields the protein MAQKQETFSVSQLDELHTAGAGYDVLRYISLPEVLGRESNTLLYFMGRNLARKLDIKALEDIYYIFDKLGWGNLELIKEKRKELVFHLMADAVVQRLNASFDTEFRLESGFLAESIQMINERECECVEAVNHKIHQIEFTVVYNG from the coding sequence ATGGCACAAAAACAGGAAACATTTTCCGTGTCTCAACTTGATGAATTACATACAGCCGGGGCTGGCTACGATGTACTCAGGTACATAAGCTTACCTGAAGTATTAGGCAGAGAGTCCAATACACTCTTATATTTCATGGGAAGAAACCTTGCTAGAAAGCTTGATATAAAAGCACTCGAAGACATCTATTATATTTTCGATAAACTAGGCTGGGGAAATTTGGAACTGATTAAAGAAAAAAGAAAAGAGCTCGTTTTCCATCTCATGGCAGATGCAGTAGTACAACGACTAAATGCCTCGTTCGATACAGAATTCCGTTTGGAATCGGGGTTCCTGGCAGAATCCATTCAAATGATCAATGAAAGGGAATGTGAATGTGTGGAAGCAGTCAATCACAAAATTCATCAAATTGAATTTACAGTAGTTTATAATGGATGA